DNA from Flavobacterium aestivum:
AGGCTACTTCGTTTAAAAATGCTATTTGTGGTTTTATCTGAGCTCTTTTTTTATCGACATCGGAGATGTAACTTTTTAAAAAGTGTTTCATACCACGTAACTGGTCTAATTCTATGGAATAAATTGTTTTTTTTCCGGAATTAGTAACCTGTAGTAGATTAGCCTTTTTTAATTCCAGCAAATGTTTGGACACGGTAGATTGCGCCAATGGCAAAGCTGATACAATTTCTCCACAAGTGCAATTATCCTTTATGAGTAGCGTATTCATAATTTGCATACGTGCTGGATGCCCCAAAGCTTTAAAAAGAATTGCTAAATCATTAACGTCATCCTTAAACTCTTTCTTTTTAGTAGTCCCCATTAGAATAGATCATTTAACTAATCGCAATTTAACGATAATACTTTAATACAGGATAATTATTGATGCTATTTATTAGCTCTTTAGTTATTGTGATTATCGCACCATTGAGGTTACTATTTTTTATTTTTATTCAATCAAAAAGCCCCACCAACTTCAATAGTATTGAAATTAGTGGGGCTTTTTTAGATGAAGTTATCTTTATGCTAGTAAATCCAGTACCAATGAAGGGAACATTCCCAAAACTACATTAAAAATAATAGCGATAATTGCCACAGCATAGATTAAGAAAGGTTTTCCTTTACGTACTTCATTTGGCTCTTTAGTGTACATAGCCAAAATCAATTTAAAGTAGTAACCAACACTTATAATTGAGTTAATAACAGCGAATATAACCACTATTAAGTAACCTGATTGAATCGTTTGACTAAACAAAACTAATTTAGCAAAGAAACCTGCAAAAATTGGGATACCCGCCATAGAAAGTAAAGAACCAGTTAGTATAGCAGCTAATAATGGATTTGTTTTTCCTAATCCATGGAAGTTAACAATATCTTCGTTTTCTCTATTTTTGCAAACGTATAAGATTACACTAAAAGCAGCAATACCAGCTAATGAATAAGCTGAGGTATAATACAACAAGTTTCCTGCAGAAGTTGATAAACTAAGTAACGTCATCAACATAAATCCAGCATGTGAGATTCCTGAAAAAGCCAACATACGTTTAACGTTTGCTTGTCTTAATGCCATAATATTACCAACAGTCATAGATGCAATTGAAACAATGACTACAACTATTTGGAATGAATAATTAATATCAGCATGTAAAGCAGTCAATAATTTATATAAAGTGGCAATGGCAACAACTTTTGCCAAAGTACTCATTAAAGCAGTTGTCAAGGCTGGAGAACCTTCGTAAACATCTGGTGCCCAAAAATGGAAAGGAACAGCAGCTATTTTAAATAACATTCCGATTGTTACTAATACGATTCCAATTGGGAACCAAATTGGTAATTCAGCAGATTGTGACATTTCGCTAATTTCTACTATGTCAAACGATCCCATAGCACCATAAATTAAACAAATACCAAAAAGTATGATTCCAGATGCAAATGATCCCATCAAGAAATATTTCATTCCCGCTTCGTTACTTTTCACATTCATTCGGCTACTTGCAGCAAGAACATAAAGAGAAATAGATAATATTTCGATTCCTAAAAAGAACATAGCCAGGTTTCCAAAAGTAACCATTGCAACTGCTCCAGATAAAAGGAATACTTTTATGGCAACATAATCAGAAAGTTTAGATTTATGGTTTTCGTAGAAATTA
Protein-coding regions in this window:
- a CDS encoding ArsR/SmtB family transcription factor translates to MGTTKKKEFKDDVNDLAILFKALGHPARMQIMNTLLIKDNCTCGEIVSALPLAQSTVSKHLLELKKANLLQVTNSGKKTIYSIELDQLRGMKHFLKSYISDVDKKRAQIKPQIAFLNEVASNPNRRTRKSNLKKFNYLFPAKKKNKNPD
- a CDS encoding NADH-quinone oxidoreductase subunit N, whose amino-acid sequence is MTTLIAIIGLGVLCLIFEIFDFRKAIIPITIIGLLAILGLTVSEFNTTGNYYNNMLIVNKFSVSFSSLFIVLTIFLVALSHNFYENHKSKLSDYVAIKVFLLSGAVAMVTFGNLAMFFLGIEILSISLYVLAASSRMNVKSNEAGMKYFLMGSFASGIILFGICLIYGAMGSFDIVEISEMSQSAELPIWFPIGIVLVTIGMLFKIAAVPFHFWAPDVYEGSPALTTALMSTLAKVVAIATLYKLLTALHADINYSFQIVVVIVSIASMTVGNIMALRQANVKRMLAFSGISHAGFMLMTLLSLSTSAGNLLYYTSAYSLAGIAAFSVILYVCKNRENEDIVNFHGLGKTNPLLAAILTGSLLSMAGIPIFAGFFAKLVLFSQTIQSGYLIVVIFAVINSIISVGYYFKLILAMYTKEPNEVRKGKPFLIYAVAIIAIIFNVVLGMFPSLVLDLLA